The proteins below are encoded in one region of Reichenbachiella sp. 5M10:
- a CDS encoding tetratricopeptide repeat protein gives MKKTQLLLNLVLMLSVVTAWSQETAPYESQKDKEEASDQYYKKGNLAVTNGQYELGVIYYDSAVHLAPSMADLYIVRGQAKELEGDDMGALADYEATLKLDPKNHAALFKRALIYYKRKNYTQAAQDFTYLINNVEKLETKALLFKGVSYEEDGELRLSGISTVSEMKADIYVHRALTYEKMGYNTPAMLDFDKAIELNEHDPNYYVYRGMFRLDRGDKEGAIADYRKALKINPHHRNALYNLSFLVDEDERDEINKILFGKGDFAKAYSKRAFDKFQKGEYEGALLDYDSALMIKADNASDLMNRGIVKSKLKNYKGAIKDFNSSVYTDNSLTRNYVLIANAYQELADYNYAIKYYQRFLDNAGPDGSVYYNMGLAYMKYNNDNEACLTFRKAIEMGEERAEKPMDKVCF, from the coding sequence ATGAAAAAAACGCAATTACTACTGAACTTGGTTTTGATGCTATCTGTCGTGACGGCATGGTCTCAAGAAACCGCACCATACGAGAGCCAAAAAGATAAAGAGGAGGCCTCCGACCAATATTACAAAAAGGGGAATCTGGCAGTAACCAATGGCCAATACGAACTAGGTGTCATATACTATGATAGTGCAGTGCACTTGGCTCCAAGTATGGCGGATTTGTATATCGTCCGTGGACAGGCCAAAGAGCTGGAGGGTGATGATATGGGGGCTTTGGCTGATTATGAAGCCACCCTCAAGTTAGATCCGAAAAACCATGCGGCGCTTTTTAAGCGAGCGTTGATCTATTACAAAAGGAAAAACTATACCCAAGCGGCTCAGGATTTTACTTATCTCATCAATAATGTTGAAAAACTAGAGACGAAGGCATTGCTATTCAAAGGAGTGAGTTACGAAGAAGATGGAGAGCTGCGCCTATCGGGTATTTCTACAGTGAGTGAGATGAAGGCAGACATCTATGTGCACCGAGCATTGACCTATGAGAAAATGGGCTACAATACGCCGGCTATGTTGGATTTTGACAAGGCAATCGAACTCAACGAACACGACCCTAACTACTATGTTTACCGAGGGATGTTTCGCTTGGATAGGGGAGACAAGGAAGGGGCCATCGCAGATTATCGAAAGGCTTTGAAAATCAATCCTCACCACCGCAACGCTTTGTATAATTTGAGCTTTTTGGTCGACGAGGATGAGCGTGATGAAATCAACAAGATTTTGTTTGGAAAAGGGGATTTTGCGAAAGCCTATTCCAAACGTGCTTTTGACAAGTTTCAAAAAGGAGAGTATGAAGGAGCATTGTTGGACTATGATTCGGCCCTAATGATCAAAGCAGACAATGCCAGTGACTTGATGAATCGGGGGATTGTCAAGTCCAAATTGAAGAACTATAAAGGAGCGATCAAGGATTTCAATTCTTCGGTATATACAGACAATTCGCTCACACGCAATTATGTATTGATTGCCAATGCCTATCAGGAGTTGGCGGATTATAACTATGCGATTAAATATTACCAACGGTTTTTGGACAATGCGGGCCCAGATGGTTCGGTGTACTACAACATGGGCTTGGCTTACATGAAGTACAACAATGACAATGAAGCTTGTTTGACTTTTAGAAAAGCCATCGAAATGGGTGAAGAACGTGCAGAGAAGCCGATGGATAAAGTTTGCTTTTAG
- the tyrS gene encoding tyrosine--tRNA ligase, whose amino-acid sequence MKDFVEELTWRGMIHDMMPGVQEQMNKEVISAYIGFDPTADSLHIGHLVQIMTLVHLQRSGHKPLALVGGATGMVGDPSGKSAERNLLSEDILNHNLACVKQQLEQFLDFDCGENSAEVVNNYDWFKDFNFLDFIRDVGKHISINYMLAKDSVKTRLESGMSFTEFTYQLVQGYDFYWLNQNKNCKVQLGGSDQWGNIVTGTELIRRKAQGEAWAITTPLIRKADGTKFGKTAGGNIWLDKDRTSPYEFYQYWLNSSDEDAENYVRIFTLMSKEEIEALIAEHKEAPHQRKLQKVLGEEITVRVHSRQDFDMAVKASNILFGKSTSEDLESLDEKTLLAVFEGVPQATISKSEYTALENVTDLLSEASQGVVFPSKGEARRMIKGGGVSINKNKVESAEQSVAFKLLNDKYLLAQKGKKNYYLITIE is encoded by the coding sequence ATAAAAGACTTTGTAGAAGAATTGACATGGAGAGGCATGATCCATGATATGATGCCAGGAGTACAAGAGCAAATGAATAAAGAAGTGATCTCAGCCTACATTGGTTTCGACCCGACTGCTGACTCACTCCACATTGGGCATTTGGTTCAGATCATGACCTTAGTACATCTACAAAGATCGGGACACAAACCCCTGGCGCTAGTTGGTGGAGCAACTGGCATGGTCGGTGACCCATCGGGCAAATCTGCTGAAAGAAACCTACTCTCTGAGGACATTCTCAATCACAACCTTGCATGTGTCAAACAGCAATTGGAGCAATTCTTAGATTTCGACTGTGGTGAAAATTCTGCTGAAGTGGTCAACAACTACGACTGGTTCAAAGACTTCAACTTCCTTGATTTCATCCGAGATGTAGGCAAGCACATCTCCATCAACTATATGCTAGCCAAAGACTCTGTCAAAACGAGATTGGAATCAGGCATGTCCTTTACAGAATTCACCTACCAACTGGTACAGGGCTATGACTTCTACTGGCTCAACCAAAACAAAAATTGTAAAGTACAACTCGGCGGATCGGACCAATGGGGCAACATCGTGACGGGCACAGAGCTGATTCGTCGAAAAGCACAAGGAGAGGCATGGGCCATCACTACACCACTCATCCGCAAGGCTGACGGCACCAAGTTTGGTAAGACTGCTGGTGGCAACATCTGGTTGGACAAAGACCGCACTTCACCCTACGAGTTTTACCAATACTGGCTCAACTCATCAGACGAAGATGCTGAAAACTATGTTCGTATTTTCACGCTGATGAGCAAAGAAGAAATAGAGGCACTCATCGCTGAACACAAAGAAGCTCCTCACCAACGAAAACTACAAAAAGTATTGGGGGAGGAAATCACAGTTCGAGTACACTCGCGTCAAGACTTTGACATGGCTGTCAAAGCCTCCAACATCCTCTTTGGCAAGTCCACCTCTGAGGATCTAGAGTCTCTCGATGAGAAGACACTATTGGCGGTGTTTGAGGGTGTACCTCAGGCGACCATCAGTAAAAGCGAGTATACCGCATTGGAAAACGTGACAGACCTGCTCTCCGAGGCGAGCCAAGGGGTAGTATTCCCCTCCAAAGGAGAGGCAAGACGCATGATCAAAGGCGGTGGAGTCAGCATCAACAAAAACAAAGTCGAGTCTGCAGAACAAAGTGTCGCTTTCAAACTGCTCAACGACAAATATTTGCTTGCGCAAAAAGGAAAAAAGAACTACTACTTGATTACCATCGAGTAA
- a CDS encoding thioredoxin domain-containing protein, with protein sequence MKHITQIGLATILFLYACNAPMEQKHTHTNALIDETSPYLLQHAHNPVDWNPWGEKALAEAQSNNQLIVVSIGYAACHWCHVMEHESFEDSLVAAQMNQNFVSIKVDREERPDIDQIYMNAAQLLTGQGGWPLNVIALPDGRPVFAGTYFPKENWLKVLDYFSNIYQNDPQKLIDQAEKVTEGIVQNEIPTFNESGSSYSKENAKAIADTLLQSIDPIYGGKKGAPKFPMPTNYEYLLAESYYRKDTEVTEALRTTLNRMADGGIYDHLGGGFARYSVDATWTVPHFEKMLYDNAQLISLYSHAYQYFGDDRYKQTVIETIAFCNRELKDSFGGYHSSLDADSDGEEGKFYVWDDKEIDSLLQDRALIFKTYYGITPKGNFEGKNILERKSSLTSLADDFGLSEAQVSTILDESKQTLMAARDQRVRPALDDKVLTSWNGLMITALVDAYFALGDETYLENALTTGTFLWDQQLFDSNRIHRNFKNGKSNIHGFLDDYAFSILAFIKLYEATFDEKWLYKADELKGFVNEHFLDLETQMYYYTSDTDEKLIARKMELSDNVIPSSNSAMAQALALLGQYFYNEEDIHHAQQMLANSEENFRNYPYFYSNWARLYNLLGETHYEIAIVGANAAAKRDELARHYLPNKILLGGQDEGSLDLLEGKLALGNTFIYVCQDKSCQLPTQDVRQALKQLNR encoded by the coding sequence ATGAAACACATCACACAAATAGGATTGGCGACAATCCTATTTTTATATGCCTGCAATGCACCTATGGAACAAAAACATACGCACACCAACGCACTGATCGACGAGACCAGCCCCTACCTCCTCCAGCATGCTCACAATCCCGTAGATTGGAACCCTTGGGGTGAAAAAGCTCTCGCAGAGGCACAATCTAATAATCAACTTATCGTCGTGAGTATCGGCTATGCAGCCTGCCACTGGTGTCATGTAATGGAGCACGAATCATTCGAAGACAGCCTCGTAGCGGCTCAAATGAACCAAAACTTCGTTTCCATCAAGGTAGATAGAGAAGAGCGCCCTGACATAGATCAGATCTATATGAATGCTGCCCAACTACTCACAGGGCAAGGAGGCTGGCCACTCAATGTCATCGCCCTGCCTGACGGAAGACCGGTATTTGCAGGCACTTACTTTCCCAAAGAAAACTGGCTCAAAGTACTCGACTACTTTTCTAACATCTACCAAAACGATCCCCAAAAGCTGATCGATCAAGCAGAGAAAGTCACCGAAGGGATTGTCCAAAACGAGATACCTACCTTCAACGAATCGGGCAGTTCCTATTCCAAAGAAAATGCCAAAGCCATAGCTGACACATTACTCCAATCCATCGACCCCATTTACGGCGGCAAAAAAGGAGCCCCGAAGTTCCCCATGCCGACCAACTACGAATACCTCCTAGCAGAGAGCTACTACAGGAAGGACACAGAAGTCACAGAAGCCCTCCGCACTACCCTCAACAGAATGGCTGATGGCGGCATCTACGACCACCTCGGCGGTGGATTTGCGCGCTACTCCGTAGATGCCACCTGGACTGTACCGCATTTCGAAAAGATGCTCTACGACAATGCCCAACTCATTAGCCTCTACAGCCATGCCTACCAGTATTTTGGTGATGACCGATACAAGCAGACCGTCATTGAAACCATCGCATTTTGCAACCGCGAACTCAAAGACTCCTTCGGAGGCTATCACTCATCCCTCGACGCAGACAGTGATGGAGAAGAAGGCAAGTTCTATGTCTGGGACGACAAAGAGATAGACAGCCTCCTGCAGGACCGAGCCTTGATATTCAAGACCTACTACGGCATCACGCCAAAAGGAAACTTTGAAGGCAAGAACATTCTTGAGCGCAAATCGTCCCTCACAAGCTTAGCTGATGATTTCGGACTATCAGAAGCTCAAGTCTCGACCATACTCGATGAATCCAAACAAACACTCATGGCAGCTCGTGACCAACGCGTACGTCCCGCATTGGATGACAAAGTCTTGACCTCATGGAATGGACTCATGATCACTGCCCTCGTCGACGCTTATTTTGCACTAGGTGACGAGACCTACCTAGAAAATGCCCTGACCACCGGAACGTTCTTATGGGACCAACAACTTTTCGATTCCAACCGGATACACCGTAATTTCAAGAATGGAAAATCCAACATACACGGATTTTTGGATGACTATGCCTTCAGTATCTTGGCATTCATCAAACTGTACGAAGCGACCTTTGACGAAAAGTGGCTCTACAAAGCCGACGAACTCAAAGGGTTCGTCAACGAGCACTTCCTCGATCTCGAAACCCAAATGTACTACTACACCTCAGACACTGATGAAAAACTGATCGCTCGCAAAATGGAACTCTCAGACAATGTCATCCCTTCCTCCAATTCTGCCATGGCTCAAGCCTTGGCACTCCTTGGGCAGTATTTCTACAACGAAGAGGACATCCATCACGCACAGCAGATGCTTGCCAACAGCGAAGAGAATTTTCGCAATTACCCCTATTTTTATAGCAATTGGGCACGACTTTACAACCTCCTCGGTGAGACACATTATGAGATCGCCATCGTAGGTGCAAATGCAGCAGCCAAACGAGATGAACTTGCTCGCCACTATCTCCCCAACAAAATCCTATTGGGAGGGCAAGACGAAGGCTCACTTGACCTATTGGAAGGCAAATTAGCCTTGGGCAATACCTTCATTTATGTTTGTCAAGACAAATCCTGTCAACTCCCCACTCAAGATGTCAGACAAGCGCTAAAACAACTCAACCGCTAA
- a CDS encoding ferritin translates to MKDLLRQRVAVQDSIIKKLNNQVKLEAQASAAYLSMAAWCDQHSYDHSAKFFYQQSSEEREHMMKLFHYISDMGGIAVSPAIAATQNEFSSLREVFETALENEIHVTESINQIVAECRKASDFATENFMQWFVKEQVEEEFVVRRILEYFEMLGEDPKSLLLIDERVNSVTYE, encoded by the coding sequence ATGAAGGATTTATTAAGACAAAGGGTGGCTGTTCAAGACAGCATCATCAAAAAACTGAACAATCAAGTAAAGTTAGAGGCGCAAGCTTCGGCTGCCTATCTATCGATGGCCGCTTGGTGTGATCAGCATTCGTATGACCATAGTGCCAAATTCTTCTATCAGCAAAGTAGTGAAGAACGTGAACACATGATGAAATTATTTCATTATATCAGTGACATGGGAGGGATCGCGGTGTCTCCAGCTATTGCTGCGACTCAAAATGAGTTCTCCTCTTTGAGGGAGGTTTTTGAGACGGCTTTAGAAAATGAAATTCATGTGACCGAATCTATCAATCAGATTGTTGCTGAATGTAGAAAAGCTAGTGATTTTGCGACAGAAAACTTCATGCAATGGTTCGTCAAAGAACAGGTAGAAGAAGAGTTTGTCGTGAGAAGAATTTTGGAATACTTCGAGATGTTAGGAGAGGATCCAAAATCACTGTTGTTGATAGATGAGAGAGTCAATTCTGTGACTTACGAATAA
- a CDS encoding methyl-accepting chemotaxis protein: protein MNSEIANGFETISKKTEVTMQYAVIGLFLFGVGISFHYDTWAFGLGVGGLNVLLFLMARFFFSGQLVVRLVTGAVMAIFMLQFVAQLHGLFEMHFWFFILPIVLIMFQDWRVYIPFGLIVTIHHVFIFYMYMQGNDQYNVYLFNTNEVTLSTFLYHMGLAVLGVLISVWTSYRLKSESDRRIESNHHLNAQLEEMKEVTHRVREIASEVISAESSMEAKEGDQSASAALATMGADFSKAINGLIQDTNEVVTLAGAQGDLSTRMELIGKRGNWKLMAESINNLLLSISTPVLKVTEMAQAMANGDLTKRYDVEASGDVKVLADNLNAALEKIASLLVQISGDINTLKNQSTDMLSSGKEMEGATNEIVSAITQMSTGAHRQLSSIENVSQVLEDTLATARNLEEKTLAVMKSTKSGTESSERGKEIVKAVVGDMERISSYSSETRESIQVLNERSAEISRVLGVITDISSQTNLLALNAAIEAAQAGESGRGFAVVAEEIRKLAEGSRESAQQIEKLVSDVKRDTENASKIIQEMNASVNSGVSSSQKTAEVFELISESSAESMQLSEEILKDSQTQVKSMSSVVTDVESVVVIAEQTAAGTEEVNTSANELASGMTNYIQTSTRLNDMAVELKEGISRFKLN, encoded by the coding sequence ATGAATTCGGAAATTGCGAATGGATTCGAAACAATTAGTAAAAAGACAGAGGTCACGATGCAATATGCAGTCATTGGCTTATTTCTGTTTGGAGTGGGGATCTCCTTTCATTATGATACTTGGGCGTTTGGATTGGGAGTAGGGGGACTCAATGTACTCTTATTTTTGATGGCTCGTTTTTTCTTTTCGGGCCAGTTGGTCGTTCGGTTAGTGACAGGGGCGGTGATGGCTATTTTTATGCTGCAGTTCGTGGCACAACTGCATGGTCTGTTTGAAATGCACTTTTGGTTTTTCATACTGCCGATTGTATTGATTATGTTTCAGGACTGGAGGGTTTACATTCCTTTTGGTTTGATTGTGACAATACATCACGTGTTCATCTTTTACATGTATATGCAGGGCAATGATCAGTACAATGTGTACTTGTTTAATACAAATGAGGTGACTCTTTCTACATTTTTGTATCATATGGGGCTGGCTGTGTTAGGTGTGCTAATCAGTGTCTGGACTTCATACCGATTGAAATCAGAAAGTGATAGGCGAATAGAATCCAATCATCACCTCAATGCACAGCTTGAGGAGATGAAGGAGGTCACGCACCGAGTCCGAGAGATCGCTTCGGAGGTGATATCCGCAGAGTCTTCTATGGAAGCAAAAGAAGGTGATCAGTCGGCAAGTGCAGCATTGGCAACCATGGGGGCAGATTTTTCTAAGGCGATCAATGGGTTGATTCAGGATACGAATGAGGTGGTCACACTTGCTGGGGCTCAGGGAGACCTGAGTACACGGATGGAGTTGATAGGAAAGAGAGGCAATTGGAAGTTGATGGCCGAATCGATCAATAACCTGTTGCTGTCTATTTCGACTCCTGTGCTCAAAGTGACCGAAATGGCTCAAGCCATGGCGAATGGCGATTTGACCAAACGATATGATGTCGAGGCGTCTGGAGACGTCAAGGTGTTGGCTGATAATCTGAATGCTGCATTGGAAAAGATCGCTTCGTTGTTGGTGCAGATTTCTGGGGATATCAATACGCTCAAAAATCAGTCTACTGATATGCTCAGCTCGGGCAAGGAGATGGAGGGTGCGACCAACGAAATCGTGAGTGCGATCACACAGATGAGCACAGGGGCACATCGTCAATTGTCGAGTATAGAGAATGTATCTCAAGTTTTGGAGGATACATTGGCTACAGCTAGAAACCTAGAAGAGAAGACTCTAGCAGTCATGAAGTCCACCAAATCAGGGACTGAAAGTAGTGAGCGTGGGAAAGAAATAGTGAAGGCAGTGGTAGGAGACATGGAGCGGATATCTAGCTACTCATCTGAGACTAGAGAGTCGATTCAAGTACTCAACGAACGCTCTGCCGAAATCTCTAGGGTGCTCGGGGTAATCACCGACATCTCCTCTCAAACTAACCTGTTGGCACTCAATGCCGCTATAGAGGCTGCACAAGCAGGGGAGTCTGGTCGTGGTTTTGCAGTGGTGGCCGAAGAGATTCGCAAGTTGGCAGAAGGGTCAAGGGAATCTGCTCAGCAGATCGAAAAGTTGGTCAGTGATGTCAAACGGGATACCGAAAATGCTTCGAAGATAATCCAAGAGATGAATGCTAGTGTCAATAGTGGTGTGAGCTCTTCGCAAAAAACAGCGGAAGTATTTGAGCTGATATCCGAGAGTTCTGCCGAGTCAATGCAGCTGTCTGAGGAGATTTTGAAAGATTCTCAGACTCAAGTCAAGAGTATGTCGAGTGTCGTGACCGATGTAGAATCTGTCGTAGTGATTGCCGAACAAACCGCTGCAGGTACGGAAGAGGTCAATACATCGGCCAATGAACTGGCCTCAGGGATGACCAATTATATCCAAACATCGACTAGGCTCAATGACATGGCAGTGGAGTTAAAAGAGGGGATTTCGAGGTTCAAACTGAATTGA
- a CDS encoding MBL fold metallo-hydrolase — MLPIKSILLTICAMVCALVSQAQTVTYLGNEGVLIEYQGKKVIIDALFTDPTGKFHTPDYDLMDDIIAGKSPYEGVNTALVTHTHADHFDAPSYVNYLKNNKDARVIATPQAADSMRLKADGYDEVKDRVSTNVWTKGWKTDVVDDMTISSAYTRHAGKAYGKIQNQIFLVTIADKKILHVADTQMDVRYFDDLRLIYEEIDLAIVPFWFMTNLFGTEIIEKHIAAKKVVGMHLPTSGNDKTIEKINQQMPSAEVFSEPGQKINF; from the coding sequence ATGCTTCCTATAAAATCTATCCTACTTACGATATGTGCAATGGTTTGTGCACTTGTAAGTCAAGCTCAAACGGTCACATATTTGGGCAATGAAGGTGTATTGATCGAATATCAAGGTAAAAAAGTCATCATCGATGCTCTTTTCACTGACCCTACGGGGAAATTTCACACACCCGATTATGACCTTATGGATGACATCATTGCTGGAAAAAGCCCCTACGAGGGAGTGAACACTGCACTGGTTACACATACACACGCGGATCACTTTGATGCACCTAGTTATGTCAACTACCTCAAAAACAACAAAGATGCTCGGGTCATAGCTACACCACAAGCAGCAGATAGCATGCGCCTCAAAGCTGACGGCTATGATGAGGTCAAAGACCGAGTCAGCACCAATGTATGGACCAAAGGATGGAAAACGGATGTTGTGGACGATATGACCATTAGTAGCGCCTACACCCGGCATGCAGGCAAGGCATACGGCAAAATTCAAAACCAAATATTTTTGGTCACCATAGCAGACAAAAAGATATTGCATGTAGCAGACACACAAATGGATGTCCGTTACTTTGACGACCTCCGATTGATCTATGAGGAAATCGATTTGGCCATCGTCCCGTTTTGGTTCATGACCAATCTATTCGGTACTGAAATCATCGAAAAACACATCGCTGCTAAAAAAGTAGTCGGCATGCACCTCCCTACTTCGGGTAACGACAAAACGATAGAAAAAATCAACCAACAGATGCCAAGTGCGGAGGTATTCAGTGAACCTGGCCAAAAAATCAATTTCTAA